The genomic window ATGGTTTATGTCATGCAATTAAAGCGTAAGGAAATAAAAGAAGAAATTATTGCTGTACGAGAAGAGTCGGCTGAGTGAACAGTTTGATGAAAAATGGAGTATTTAAGCAACTATTGCTAATGTTTCACTGGGGTCGTTAACAGAACAGAATGCTTTAAGTCAAACGATGGTTTTAACCAACGAACTGTCAGTTTTCCAGTTACTATCATGGGAAACTGGCTTATTTTATTTTTGATTAATCGTTCAGCTTTATAGAAAACGCCCTACGGAGAATTTCAAATTGTTCTAAGCAAATATGATGTGTTATACTATTAGACATACTAGGGGAGTCATTATGACTGAGATGTTCAATTGAACGGACCCTTTGAACCTGTGAGTTGAGACTCGCGTAGGGAAGTAGTCTAAGGAATAGAGTGAATATTTCCGACTCTTCAAATGGTTCAATGACCTATTTGAAGAGTCTTTTTCTATTTTTTCGGCTTTCTTCTCAAAAAAATATGAGGAGGAACATCATGAGCTTTACAACAGAAGCACGAGCAGCTGCAGAAGAGCTGTGGGAGAAAAGTAAGAAACACGCGTTTATTCAAGAAATACAGGACGGGACTTTGTCACCAGCAGTTTTTCGTTATTATTTGCTGCAGGACCGCTATTATTTGGAGCAGTTTGCGAAAATTCATCAAAAGGCAGCCGAACTTGCTACTTTAGAAGAGGAGAAGCAGCTTTTCCTAGCAGGAGTAACAGGATTAGAAGAAGCAGAAATAGCTGTTCGAGAAGGTTTTTTCAAGGAGTTGGGTATTTCAGAGGAAGAGATTGCTGCAGTTCCCATTGCGCCAACAGCCTACCATTACACAACTCATATGTATAGTGAGTTGCTATCTGGAAGTACGGCACGAACAGCTGCCGCCCTTCTTCCCTGTTATTGGTTGTATCAGGAAATTGGTGAATATTTGATAGAAAGCGGTTCCTCACATCCGTTGTATCAGCGGTGGATCGAGACCTATGATAGTGAAGGGTACAAAGAAGCAGTCACAAGACAACGAGAATTGACTGATCGGCTGGCTCAATCAGCAACTGCAAAAGAGCGTCAGGCGATGCTACAAGGATTTTTGGTTAGTAGCTATCAGGAATGGAAATTCTGGGAAATGGCTTATGTGCAGGAAAAATGGGAGGACAGCTCATGTATCCATATCAGTTGATTGAGGAGATACGCAAACAAAATCCTTTGATCCACAACATCACGAATATCGTCGTTGCCAACGATTCAGCCAATGGGCTTTTAGCAATTGGTGCTTCACCATTTATGTCGAGTGCACCTGAGGAAATGGAAGAAGTTGCGGCTCTTGCGTCTGCAACGGTTCTTAATACAGGCACATTATCTGCCGAACAGCTGGAGGCAATGCGTCTAGTCGGTAAACGAGCAAACGAGTTAGGAAAGCCAGTGGTGATCGATCCAGTGGGCGTGGGTGCGACAACCTTTAGAAAAAGAGAAATCGGCCGTTTACTGACAGAAATAAATCCAACATTGATTCGAGGAAACGCCGGAGAAATTGCCGCATTGGCTGATATTGAGTGGCAAAGCAAAGGTGTAGATGCAGGCAAAGGCTCAGCAGATCTTGTTATGGCTGCGGAAATCACAGCGAAAAAATATCAGACGATTGTTTCAGTTAGTGGTGAAACAGATATCGTCACAGATGGGACAACAACGTATTTTGTGGACAATGGCACGCCATTTTTCACTGCAATGACTGGCGCCGGGTGCTTGCTTTCTTGTGTATGTGGTGCATTTCTAGCAGCGGATGCCACTAAAAGTCTGGAAGCTGTCGTAGTTGCGAATTGCAGCTATGCGATCGCGGGAGAAGTAGCTGCTGCTGATTTGAATGGACTGTCGGTAGGATCATTTAGAACCAACTTGTTAGATATCCTATCACAAATAGATAGTAAAAGAATGAAGCAGGATGCAAAAATCAGGAGGAAAGCTAAATGAATACAACGATACAGGCGTTGACCATCGCTGGGTTTGATAGTGGCGGTGGTGCCGGTCTGCAAGCGGATATAAAAACATTTCAAGAACGTATGGTTTTTGGCACATCTGTTTTGACTGCTTTACCGATTCAAAATACCCAAGGGGTGCAATCGGTTTATGACATTCCCATTGCGGCAATATCAGATCAACTACAGGTGATTGCTGAGGATTTTTCGATTCAAGCAGTTAAGACAGGCATGCTTTTTACAGAAGAGATCATTCGATTAGTAGCAGCATTTTTAAGACAGAACCATTTTGGTCCTTTGGTCATTGACCCAGTCATGGTTGCTAAGAGCGGTCATGCATTGTTGAAGGACTCAGCTGTACGTGCTTTGATTGAAGAGCTGCTGCCGCTTGCTGCGGTTGTGACACCCAACATTCCGGAAGCAGAAGTTATTACAGGGATGGCGATTACGACTAAATCTGATATGATGGAAGCGGGAAAGAAAATACAGGCATTGGGTGCGAAGCATGTTGTGGTCAAAGGTGGTCATCATATTGAGGGACAAGAATCTTCGGATATGCTGCTGCTTTCCTCTGGAGAAGTTGAGTGGTTATCTACTGAGAGAATACAAACGAAAAACACCCATGGAACGGGCTGCACTTTTTCCGCTTGTATTACTGCTGAGCTTGCAAAAGGGACAGCTGTTAAAGAAGCCGTTCATATCGGAAAAGCATTTATTCAAGCAGCAATCTCTGATGGTATTGATGTTGGTCTTGGGAATGGTCCAACAAATCATTGGGCCTATCGGAAGGTAGAAAAACTATGAGGAATCCAACGACGTATCTACCTATTTATTTAATTGCCGGTACACAGGATATCGTTGAAGGAACCCTACCTGAACTACTTGAACAAGCTTTGCAAGCGGGAATCACGTGTTTTCAATTGCGGGAAAAAGGGCTGGGAAGTCTCGAAGATAGCAAGTCACGCAGAAGCTTAGCCATTGATTGTCAGAAGCTTTGTCGTAGCTATGACGTCCCGTTTATTATCAATGATGATGTAGCATTGGCTCTAGACATAGGAGCTGATGGTGTCCATGTTGGGCAAGACGATCAGGCAATTGATGAGGTACTGGGTTTGTTTCCCAATAAAATCGTAGGTCTATCTTGCTATGATGAGAAAGAGATTGAGTTGGCGAATCAATTAGTGGGAATCAGTTATTATGGAATTGGACCAGTCTTCGGTACGATATCAAAAGCGGATGCCAAGCCACCGATTGGAGTGGAGAGACTAGCTG from Enterococcus sp. 9E7_DIV0242 includes these protein-coding regions:
- the tenA gene encoding thiaminase II, which codes for MSFTTEARAAAEELWEKSKKHAFIQEIQDGTLSPAVFRYYLLQDRYYLEQFAKIHQKAAELATLEEEKQLFLAGVTGLEEAEIAVREGFFKELGISEEEIAAVPIAPTAYHYTTHMYSELLSGSTARTAAALLPCYWLYQEIGEYLIESGSSHPLYQRWIETYDSEGYKEAVTRQRELTDRLAQSATAKERQAMLQGFLVSSYQEWKFWEMAYVQEKWEDSSCIHIS
- the thiM gene encoding hydroxyethylthiazole kinase — encoded protein: MYPYQLIEEIRKQNPLIHNITNIVVANDSANGLLAIGASPFMSSAPEEMEEVAALASATVLNTGTLSAEQLEAMRLVGKRANELGKPVVIDPVGVGATTFRKREIGRLLTEINPTLIRGNAGEIAALADIEWQSKGVDAGKGSADLVMAAEITAKKYQTIVSVSGETDIVTDGTTTYFVDNGTPFFTAMTGAGCLLSCVCGAFLAADATKSLEAVVVANCSYAIAGEVAAADLNGLSVGSFRTNLLDILSQIDSKRMKQDAKIRRKAK
- the thiD gene encoding bifunctional hydroxymethylpyrimidine kinase/phosphomethylpyrimidine kinase yields the protein MNTTIQALTIAGFDSGGGAGLQADIKTFQERMVFGTSVLTALPIQNTQGVQSVYDIPIAAISDQLQVIAEDFSIQAVKTGMLFTEEIIRLVAAFLRQNHFGPLVIDPVMVAKSGHALLKDSAVRALIEELLPLAAVVTPNIPEAEVITGMAITTKSDMMEAGKKIQALGAKHVVVKGGHHIEGQESSDMLLLSSGEVEWLSTERIQTKNTHGTGCTFSACITAELAKGTAVKEAVHIGKAFIQAAISDGIDVGLGNGPTNHWAYRKVEKL
- the thiE gene encoding thiamine phosphate synthase encodes the protein MRNPTTYLPIYLIAGTQDIVEGTLPELLEQALQAGITCFQLREKGLGSLEDSKSRRSLAIDCQKLCRSYDVPFIINDDVALALDIGADGVHVGQDDQAIDEVLGLFPNKIVGLSCYDEKEIELANQLVGISYYGIGPVFGTISKADAKPPIGVERLAELAKRSKRPAVAIGGISTENFKEIQTTTVAGCAVISAITRSADLTDTIKRLTIGG